One region of Purpureocillium takamizusanense chromosome 4, complete sequence genomic DNA includes:
- a CDS encoding uncharacterized protein (COG:T~EggNog:ENOG503P18J), with protein MSPARWAVGIDLGTANTRVAVYRAGRPTVEIVPAEDGSNFFPSYISISEDGRLIGAQAKRRALANLSGTFCHIKSLLGTRFSTPNLPPYAPILPFDILSGDGGPLASIRPRQLDARPIRSVELLSMLLGRAKSQAAAYLGEAVHEVSISVPALFNHELRREVSDAAEIAGLKVLSLTTEPCGLILAAMAGLQMPGVETNVLALDVGASYCNVAFATLEEGIVEIKAMSSDMVGGNDFNHVLFKHLLQLAEKKGLKPRRSKRAIHRLLMASEAAKIALSSSYKHTVELESLMNGQDFTETVTRETFESLCGHLFNQITATVDNMLVQSNYARLGVSYVFAGGESARIPKLQDLWKKNFTQSMIKYVNVGDAGAIGLALQAGVIIGMDVQTHPIQDLLLLEVATQHIGVETTGGTMTKLISRNGTVPSKYQESFWWNVKQECLEVIKPAPLSGEQARPVQAMPSHGALRVYEGNRTKTKDNRRIGTLDLMPLFAHVATANFVLQVEIDIDARHAISVKVSIPGTQAHISKSIDTAGALSDSEMQSLKVYAQKFAADDSAEAARVASRCDLDGHVAKCLELLDVTSADADPSLLDTVMAIRAWAEDNPDATHWSLVVKRHELEEIEAKIRPLGEAKTAQKSEKRGSGAPQERVVPDIGNPAVGGSTSRSVEANDARMTSRKASETHADGEQAPTVVKFHDADDAVRPSPVPRKKKVPKGVAEKGNSKPAAPEAVVVSGPNSLDPERETTSQRVGDAPWKNESLTVDSGVGGLEETVKKKPRAQSADESEAESGVPGNVDVSSTELTVVTSSSGLDAFFSSSTSMAVAFTDSDFYRMSTYLRNTGNAAWSTAPRLYTVLRVIDQLEAMETFLRLGINDMWFPFTTSTLPAALQPSIQARFLDRQNVAYSQSKSFQLENGEQKHAYFSKDDPLPFRVIARLGRGAHGSVDKVMSNFSQREYARKLFRKSRGLRAEDVQTFRTELGILKRLTHRHCVSLVATYSDPKYFALLMEPVGDHNLAEYYARCANEPDKRTLMRSFFGCLASAVQYLHDSKVRHRDIKPQNIIVRSDQVYLADFGIAHSWENLTRATTTADSGKTMIYAAPEVVRVERRNTAADMWSLGCVFLEMVTVLKRRTTQELRAYCMEQTDTPSFHANGESMLGWADELRQLVPLGDNAAVGWALEILQHDQHARPTAASLFEGITRESISCGTLFCGTCCDGVESTEGEEDDEHLWGDDGL; from the exons ATGTCACCGGCTCGCTGGGcggtcggcatcgacctcggGACAGCAAACACTCGTGTCGCGGTCTATCGCGCCGGCAGGCCTACCGTTGAGATTGTCCCGGCAGAGGATGGCAGTAACTTCTTTCCCTCCTACATCTCCATCAGCGAAGATGGGCGCCTCATCGGCGCACAAGCCAAAAGAAGAGCCTTGGCCAACCTCTCGGGTACCTTTTGCCATATCAAAAGTCTCCTCGGGACTCGATTCTCGACTCCCAACCTGCCCCCGTACGCGCCGATTCTCCCCTTTGATATCTTGAGTGGAGATGGTGGCCCCCTTGCCAGCATTCGACCCCGGCAACTAGACGCGCGGCCGATCAGGAGCGTTGAGTTGCTTTCGATGCTTCTGGGCCGCGCAAAGAGCCAAGCAGCCGCATACCTGGGAGAAGCTGTTCATGAGGTGTCAATCAGTGTTCCGGCCTTGTTCAACCATGAACTTCGGCGGGAAGTCAGCGATGCCGCCGAAATCGCAGGCCTCAAAGTTCTAAGCCTTACGACAGAGCCATGTGGCCTTATCCTCGCGGCTATGGCAGGTCTTCAGATGCCGGGAGTTGAGACGAATGTATTGGCGCTCGATGTCGGGGCCAGTTACTGCAATGTCGCCTTCGCAACCTTGGAGGAAGGCATCGTCGAGATCAAAGCAATGTCCTCTGACATGGTCGGAGGCAATGATTTCAATCACGTATTATTCAAGCACCTATTGCAGTTGGCCGAAAAGAAAGGGCTGAAGCCGCGCAGGAGCAAGCGGGCGATTCATCGACTACTCATGGCaagcgaggcggccaagattGCTCTATCTTCGTCATACAAGCATACCGTGGAGCTGGAATCCCTGATGAACGGTCAAGATTTCACTGAGACAGTCACCCGCGAGACATTTGAGTCGCTGTGTGGGCATCTGTTCAATCAGATAACGGCCACCGTCGATAACATGCTCGTGCAGTCCAACTATGCTCGTCTTGGTGTCTCCTACGTCTTTGCTGGCGGCGAGTCTGCGAGAATACCGAAGCTTCAAGACCTCTGGAAAAAGAATTTCACGCAGTCAATGATTAAATACGTCAACGTGGGAGACGCCGGAGCCATCGGACTGGCCCTGCAGGCTGGCGTGATAATCGGGATGGATGTACAGACGCATCCTATTCAGGACCTGTTGCTTCTGGAGGTGGCGACTCAGCACATCGGCGTCGAAACGACGGGGGGAACGATGACCAAGTTGATCTCGAGAAATGGAACGGTTCCGTCAAAGTACCAAGAATCGTTCTGGTGGAACGTCAAGCAAGAATGCCTCGAGGTCATCAAACCGGCCCCCCTTTCCGGTGAGCAAGCCCGACCAGTTCAAGCCATGCCTTCGCACGGGGCGTTGCGCGTCTATGAAGGGAACAGGACCAAGACCAAAGACAACAGGCGGATTGGGACATTGGATCTCATGCCGCTGTTTGCACACGTCGCGACGGCAAACTTCGTGCTGCAAGTGGAAATCGACATCGACGCTCGTCACGCCATCAGTGTCAAGGTTTCCATCCCCGGGACGCAGGCTCACATATCGAAAAGTATAGATACCGCTGGTGCCTTGAGCGACTCTGAAATGCAGTCACTGAAAGTGTATGCGCAGAAGTTTGCGGCCGACGACTCAGCAGAGGCTGCCAGAGTTGCGAGTCGCTGTGACTTGGATGGGCACGTCGCAAAATGCCTGGAACTTCTGGATGTGACctcggcggacgcggacCCGTCCCTGTTGGACACCGTCATGGCGATAAGAGCGTGGGCAGAAGACAATCCTGACGCAACGCATTGGTCGTTGGTGGTCAAGCGGCATGAGCTCGAGGAAATCGAGGCGAAGATCAGGCCTCTGGGGGAAGCCAAAACAGCTCAAAAGTCGGAAAAGCGAGGCTCCGGTGCTCCCCAAGAGAGAGTCGTGCCTGACATTGGTAACCCCGCTGTGGGAGGAAGCACGTCGCGATCCGTCGAGGCCAATGACGCCAGGATGACAAGTCGTAAGGCTAGCGAGACACACGCAGATGGAGAGCAGGCACCGACAGTCGTGAAATTTCacgacgcggacgacgcggTCAGGCCATCACCCGTCCCGAGGAAGAAAAAAGTACCAAAGGGAGTGGCGGAGAAGGGTAATTCGaagccagcagcaccggAAGCCGTGGTCGTGAGCGGCCCCAACTCGTTGGATCCGGAGCGAGAGACAACCTCTCAGCGAGTTGGGGATGCGCCTTGGAAGAATGAAAGTCTGACAGTCGACTCTGGCGTCGGGGGGCTCGAAGAGACtgtgaagaagaagccgaggGCTCAATCCGCAGACGAGAGCGAGGCAGAGTCCGGTGTGCCTGGGAACGTGGACGTTTCAAGCACTGAGTTGACCGTGGTCACCAGCAGCTCCGGCTTGGACGcattcttctcctcgtcgacgagcatggcTGTGGCATTCACGGACTCGGACTTTTATCGAATGTCAACCTACCTTCGAAACACGGGCAACGCGGCCTGGAGCACAGCCCCAAGGCTCTACACTGTCCTTCGCGTGATAGACCAGCTTGAGGCCATGGAGACATTCTTGCGCTTGGGGATCAACGACATGTGGTTTCCTTTCACGACCAGCACGTTGCCAGCAGCACTGCAACCGTCAATACAGGCTCGGTTCTTGGACCGGCAAAATGTGGCGTACTCACAATCCAAGTCGTTTCAGCTGGAGAATGGCGAGCAAAAGCACGCATACTTCTCAAAGGACGACCCATTGCCGTTCAGGGTCATTGCGAGGTTGGGACGTGGCGCCCACGGGTCGGTGGACAAGGTCATGAGCAACTTTAGTCAACGAGAGTATGCGCGGAAGCTCTTTCGCAAGTCGAGGGGTCTACGGGCCGAGGACGTGCAGACATTTCGAACGGAGCTCGGCATCCTCAAGAGACTGACACACCGGCATTGCGTGTCTCTG GTGGCGACGTATTCCGATCCCAAGTATTTCGCGTTGCTCATGGAGCCCGTCGGAGACCACAACCTAGCTGAATACTACGCCAGATGCGCAAACGAGCCCGACAAGCGCACGCTCATGAGGAGCTTCTTTGGGTGCCTCGCGAGTGCGGTCCAGTACCTGCACGATTCCAAGGTGCGACACCGCGACATCAAGCCGCAGAACATCATTGTCCGCAGCGACCAGGTGTACCTTGCCGACTTCGGCATCGCCCACAGCTGGGAGAACCTGACgagggccacgacgacggcagacTCGGGGAAGACGATGATTTACGCGGCGCCTGAGGTCGTCCGGGTGGAGCGGCGCAACACGGCTGCAGACATGTGGTCGCTGGGTTGCGTCTTCCTGGAGATGGTGACGGTGCTCAAGAGAAGGACGACACAGGAGCTGAGGGCGTATTGCATGGAGCAGACCGACACGCCCTCCTTTCATGCAAATGGGGAGAGTATGCTGGGGTGGGCGGATGAGCTT
- a CDS encoding uncharacterized protein (COG:U~TransMembrane:14 (i88-111o123-142i154-173o179-199i211-234o246-267i279-298o310-329i349-371o383-404i411-431o443-468i480-498o551-570i)~EggNog:ENOG503NUY9), translated as MAHDRSGSSRGRRTDAEAAQQDSHSERTPLLKSSGTDGAALANGGPAPEANGLVAREEQQQQQQQEEEEGEEEQTVLAEEVSLARLSLIMGTAWVGVFLGAIDSTIIATLAAPIASEFRSLNLYSWLATAYLISNAACQPISGRLTDIFGRGPGLVVSNLFFAAGNLICGLAQDEGTMIVGRVVAGIGGGGLMSISTFLGSDLIPLRQRGVVQGIGNLCYGSGAMLGGIFGGLINDHTSMGWRLAFLIQVPPVLVSAVAVAILVRVPPKQSDKSYLSRIDFGGVFLTSSFLVLLLLGLNSGGNQVPWTHPLILTSIPLSVVTFAGFLWWESKARQSIIPVRLLAERTVLAACFCNLLATMVVIAGLFYVPLYLQVLGFSATDAGLKILPSPIGVSICSIGAGYLMKRTGRYVGLGITALSMVILGIVFFTMQGRDSPVWLTGVAFFFVGGGYGAMLTITLLACIAAVAHSQQAVITSATYLARSLGGTVGVTIASAVYQNMLKTQLWERFGDQPNAADEIQRIRNSLDALKTLPDGWYDGVIDSFMEAFRAVWLTLLGMAILALVSISLMRQHTLHATLERNETS; from the exons ATGGCCCATGATCGAAGCGGGAGcagccgtggccggcggacggacgcggAAGCCGCCCAGCAGGACTCGCACTCTGAGCGCACGCCCTTGCTGAAGTCCTCGGGCACCGACGGGGCGGCTCTCGCGAATGGCGGTCCGGCGCCCGAGGCCAacggccttgtcgcccgcgaggagcagcagcagcagcagcagcaggaggaggaggagggggaggaggagcagaccGTCCTGGCCGAAGAAGTCTCCCTTGCGAGGCTGTCCCTCATCATGGGCACTGCTTGGGTGggcgtcttcctcggcgcTATCGACTCCACCATCATcgcgacgctcgccgcccccatcgccAGCGAGTTCCGCTCGCTCAACCTGTACTCGTGGCTCGCCACCGCCTACCTCatctccaacgccgcctgTCAGCCCATCTCGGGACGGCTGACGGACATTTTtggccgcggccccggccTGGTCGTGAGCAACCTCTTCTTTGCCGCGGGGAACCTCATCTGCGGTCTCGCTCAGGACGAGGGCACCATGATCGTCGGCCGAGTCGTGgccggcatcggcggcggcggcctcatgAGCATCTCGACGTTTCTGGGCTCGGACCTGATTCccctgcggcagcgcggcgtgGTGCAGGGCATTGGCAACCTGTGCTACGGCTCAGGGGCTATGCTGGGAGGCATCTTTGGCGGCCTCATCAACGACCACACGAGCATGGGATGGAGGTTGGCCTTTCTCATACAGGTGCCCCCGgtcctcgtctccgccgtcgccgtcgccatcctcgtcagAGTGCCGCCCAAGCAGTCGGACAAGTCGTACCTCTCGCGCatcgactttggcggcgtcTTCCTGACATCGTCGttcctcgtcctgctgctgctcggcctcAACTCCGGAGGAAACCAGGTGCCGTGGACGCACCCCCTCATTCTGACCTCTATCCCGCTGTCCGTCGTCACGTTTGCCGGCTTTTTGTGGTGGGAGAGCAAGGCTCGGCAATCCATCATCCCGGTGCGACTGCTCGCAGAACGGACCGTCCTCGCGGCCTGCTTCTGCAATCTTCTCGCGACCATGGTGGTCATTGCAGGCCTGTTCTACGTGCCCCTCTACCTGCAAGTGCTGGGCTTCTCGGCaaccgacgccggcctcaaGATCTTGCCCTCGCCCATTGGCGTGTCGATTTGCTCCATCGGAGCCGGCTACCTAATGAAGAGAACCGGCCGCTACGTCGGCCTTGGCATCACGGCTCTATCGATGGTGATTCTGggcatcgtcttcttcaccatGCAGGGTAGAGATAGCCCCGTGTGGCTGACTGGCGTTGCCTTTTTCTTCGTCGGAGGCGGCTACGGTGCCATGCTGACCATTACCCTCCTGGCGtgcatcgccgccgtggcccatTCTCAGCAGGCCGTCATTACGTCGGCGACAT ACCTCGCAAGGAGCCTCGGCGGGACCGTCGGAGTCAccatcgcctcggccgtctaTCAAAACATGCTCAAGACGCAGCTATGGGAGCGATTCGGCGACCAGCCCAACGCGGCCGATGAGATTCAACGCATCCGCAACTCGCTAGACGCGCTCAAGACGCTCCCCGACGGGTGGTacgacggcgtcatcgacTCCTTCATGGAGGCGTTCCGCGCCGTGTGGCTGACGCTGCTTGGCATGGCGATTTTGGCCCTGGTCAGCATCTCGCTGATGCGGCAGCACACTCTCCACGCGACGCTGGAGCGCAACGAGACGTCGTAG
- a CDS encoding uncharacterized protein (COG:S~EggNog:ENOG503NXHT) — MADPLSVAGLALSVASLTFELFSGCIKGYNLLLDAKDMPKRYRHLLVRLQMEKDKLLGWAVLAKVSESDDSLVTTMKLSRHTIQDAFREMQVLLLDVAKLNQRYSLHLVAVEDESESDEAEAEDAPEPRKLPEHFVTLEQRAVRLFDKTRKSPRRLRWASFDKGKFEELLSTITLLNENMTQFLNAYELEKHFKMQEVTFMQVLQVSNRMDELLELVKSLSAVPVAPEGAMEISNDRAHVQRHAYESRAVRLTRFRALNLSADRTQQGDSIDGKQPPAEALEVSVDDLQVPPVSGSVYPRDGQRSCATVQGKPVWIEWRYYQPVYTDEDDDEIGGPPATLMTRVAKMARLLSDPEKPPEFHVPECLGYVRDPMECRLGFVFKMRMPTEPMLPTSLREHLATLRKPSLTIRLEMARLIAASIWYLHSTEWLHKGLRSDNILFEDTGKGSLSTPVLAGFDYSRPAGLDETTERPTGDPSHELYRHPKTQFDVPREGKNGFRKLYDIYSLGVVLFEIGSWQPIHRVMGLDDGQKPKAAAAKTVRETLLSEEKLNILEGEAGSMFSSAVKFCLTGGSDEERGGRGPDDATLQLEFWEKVLAPLEKIRI; from the exons ATGGCCGACCCCCTCAGCGTCGCGGGGCTGGCGCTGAGCGTCGCGTCGCTGACCTTTGAACTTTTCTCGGGCTGCATCAAAG GTTACAATCTTCTCCTTGACGCCAAAGACATGCCGAAAAGGTACCGCCATCTACTTGTCCGACTTCAAATGGAAAAGGACAAGCTCCTGGGCTGGGCAGTGCTGGCCAAGGTATCGGAGAGCGACGACTCGCTGGTCACGACGATGAAACTGAGTCGACATACCATACAGGATGCATTTCGTGAGATGCAAGTGCTCCTCCTAGATGTGGCCAAGCTCAACCAGCGCTACAGCCTGCATCTTGTCGCGGTGGAAGATGAGAGCGAAAGTGATGAAGCTGAGGCCGAAGACGCCCCGGAACCACGAAAGCTCCCAGAGCACTTTGTCACGCTTGAGCAAAGGGCTGTTCGACTGTTCGACAAGACTAGAAAGAGCCCGAGACGGCTGCGCTGGGCATCTTTTGACAAGGGGAAgttcgaggagctgctcTCGACTATTACACTGCTGAACGAGAATATGACCCAGTTTCTCAACGCGTATGAGCTTGAGAAGCACTTCAAGATGCAAGAGGTAACTTTTATGCAAGTGCTTCAAGTGAGCAATCgcatggacgagctgctcgagcttGTCAAATCACTCTCAGCGGTGCCCGTTGCCCCTGAGGGTGCCATGGAGATCAGCAACGACCGCGCACATGTGCAGCGGCACGCTTATGAGTCGCGAGCTGTTCGACTAACCCGGTTCAGAGCCTTGAACCTCTCAGCCGACAGGACGCAACAGGGTGACAGCATTGATGGGAAGCAGCCACCAGCAGAGGCGCTGGAGGTGTCGGTCGATGACCTCCAAGTGCCGCCGGTGTCTGGGTCGGTATATCCCCGGGATGGCCAAAGGTCATGTGCCACCGTCCAAGGAAAGCCGGTGTGGATAGAATGGCGGTACTATCAGCCTGTCTacaccgacgaggacgacgatgaaattggagggccgccggcgacgttgATGACACGGGTCGCGAAAATGGCAAGACTGTTGTCTGACCCCGAGAAGCCGCCAGAGTTTCATGTCCCCGAATGCCTAGGATATGTCCGAGATCCCATGGAGTGCCGCTTGGGGTTTGTCTTTAAGATGCGTATGCCGACAGAGCCGATGCTCCCAACATCGCTGCGTGAGCATCTTGCAACACTCAGGAAGCCATCACTCACGATTCGGCTTGAAATGGCGCGCTTGATTGCCGCCTCCATCTGGTATCTTCATTCGACTGAGTGGCTCCATAAAGGACTGCGAAGCGACAACATCCTTTTTGAGGACACGGGGAAGGGCTCACTGTCGACACCGGTACTGGCGGGATTTGACTACTCGCGGCCTGCCGGCCTTGATGAAACGACGGAGCGTCCTACGGGGGACCCGTCGCACGAGCTGTATCGACACCCAAAGACCCAATTCGACGTACCGCGGGAGGGCAAGAACGGGTTCCGTAAACTGTACGACATATATAGCCTTGGTGTCGTTCTCTTCGAAATTGGTAGCTGGCAGCCAATCCACCGGGTCATGGGCCTGGACGATGGTCAAAAACCcaaagcggcggcggcgaagacggtcCGCGAGACGCTCCTTtccgaggagaagctcaacATCCTCGAAGGAGAGGCAGGGTCAATGTTCTCGTCGGCAGTAAAATTCTGCTTGACAGGTGGGTCGGACGAAGAgagaggcgggcgcgggccggaTGATGCCACCCTGCAGCTCGAGTTTTGGGAGAAAGTTTTGGCACCACTGGAGAAGATTCGAATCTGA
- a CDS encoding uncharacterized protein (EggNog:ENOG503P6B0~TransMembrane:4 (i21-38o50-69i81-99o119-142i)), which translates to MVSMEWDPDYVPGVKMGLHSMQIILSFTLWCLEIATFVAKDAKIVGNNAWTFSVCFLSIPAWIYLVMTPRFSRTRKFAEPHAMLVVDVLFTIIWLSAFATQAAYNSSGLCGNGCNLSKAIVALGVFITLFFAASTVVSAYTLQYYRFHGTLPGYDARKIRGGDSSNIDPDKAAFSMAPHDEDAYERVNMDDHDHDHDERPYGHSNPYNATVDDDEGGRYGAMPPRHDPFNTDTEYTSGGGAGVPPLSMPYGGGAGSASHVSYSDEPAKFPAGNYDRVQHP; encoded by the exons atggtCAGCATGGAATGGGACCCCGACTACGTCCCCGGCGTCAAGATGGGGCTGCATTCCATGCAAATCATCCTCTCCTTTACGCTGTGGTGTCTCGAGATTGCCACCTTTGTCGCAAAGGACGCCAAGATTGTCGGGAACAATGCCTGGACCTTTTCAGTG TGCTTCCTGTCCATTCCCGCGTGGATCTACCTGGTCATGACGCCGCGCTTCTCCCGCACCCGCAAGTTCGCCGAGCCGCACgccatgctcgtcgtcgacgtgctctTCACAATCATATGGCTTTCTGCCTTTGCGACGCAGGCCGCCTACAACTCGTCCGGCCTGTGCGGCAACGGCTGCAACCTGAGCAAGGCCATTGTCGCGCTGGGCGTCTTCATCAC CCTCTTCTTtgccgcctcgaccgtcgTCAGCGCATACACCCTCCAGTACTACAGGTTCCACGGCACCCTCCCCGGGTACGACGCGCGCAAgatccgcggcggcgacagcagcaacatcgacccggacaaggccgccttctccatggcgccgcacgacgaggacgcctaCGAGCGCGTCAACATggacgaccacgaccacgaccacgatgAGCGACCCTACGGCCACTCGAACCCCTACaacgccaccgtcgacgacgacgaggggggcCGCTACGGCGCCATGCCCCCGCGCCACGATCCCTTCAACACCGACACCGAGTACACCtccgggggcggcgccggcgtgccgCCCCTGTCGATGCCCtacggcggaggagcgggctcggcgtcgcaCGTCTCCTACTCTGACGAGCCGGCCAAGTTCCCCGCCGGCAACTACGATCGCGTGCAGCACCCCTGA
- a CDS encoding uncharacterized protein (COG:S~EggNog:ENOG503PY01) — MGFRLTQFPSTFCLWYKNDIRRLRIAKIKEQKRRGTMMHLARLVTLAICLLWAAGNNNSSAGAVSTKPPRSRHRWPPGYDPGYLIVYRGDNRSPAQIREAGGFRPLPGWQSQERAFVMDNNYRRGAAGCDPDPDPSHVTAYVSLVTSPRVAAGHGRFVYEIRATPNFFLSGDSTSHEVYALGGVQWRQIRRYGQTNRQHAYSEVDMLGNSDYDENLYDHSRLRLLCRVCAFFPSQLQSGEPDGGADEDTSSPARRAAYRLMQTTEIKALAGSFPHTPVPGRFNMHGPFPGARQAPPNSGSERAVSEQLQFFIDLGPQTLSRIFPYGDRLIEEIFEGISWDACPAVNLPHPGPGGSHLRRSLFRTNENDSADGCCQATAALRGNIERLSAGAARNCTSLSALKFGLQLSDQWFAGTWDSLVVAFGAGETHGIASSPNTGFHEWQNIDMQRVFKSDVVPLHHLTKLRGRCADSLTELHLDRLQSENVKSYRPQVQHGVPWVAWSKDIDPSKDWATYIDCSHFKAIEVELRVPKSSSVVVEDLFVNFENEGINRNAVTARTKSFEKDHHVVTVLRRRFSQNPVPVRDIKHFGVYSLPKQEPIASWWKTIGLTVKGHCAGSNNVALFDKYTETRDKPEHRDLMSNDEREILMTDWRWATPETETELGTRAPSDFWLFSGA; from the exons ATGGGGTTTCGGCTGACCCAGTTTCCAAGCACCTTTTGCCTTTGGTACAAGAACGACATTAGGAGATTACGGATTGCCAAAATAAAGGAACAGAAACGACGCGGGACGATGATGcatctcgcccgcctcgtcacCTTGGCCATATGCCTGCtatgggcggcgggcaacaacaacagctccgccggcgccgtgtcgACAAAACCCCCtcggagccgccaccgctggcCGCCCGGGTACGACCCTGGATATCTCATCGTCTACCGCGGCGACAACCGGAGCCCGGCTCAGATCCGAGAAGCCGGCGGGTTCCGCCCCCTGCCGGGCTGGCAGAGCCAGGAGCGCGCCTTCGTCATGGACAACAACTACCGccggggcgccgcgggctgcgACCCCGACCCCGACCCCTCGCACGTCACCGCGTACGTGTCGCTCGTCACCAGcccgcgggtggcggcgggccacggcaGGTTCGTCTACGAGATCCGCGCGACGCCAAACTTCTTCCTCAGCGGCGACTCCACGTCCCACGAGGTCTACGCGCTCGGGGGCGTGCAGTGGCGGCAGATACGCCGGTACGGACAGACCAACAGACAGCACGCCTACTCCGAGGTGGATATGCTTGGCAACAGCGACTACGACGAGAACCTCTACGACCACTctcgtctccgtcttctGTGCCGCGTCTGCGCCTTCTTTCCGTCTCAGCTGCAGAGCGGCGAgcctgacggcggcgccgatgaggaTACGTCGAGTCCCGCCAGGCGGGCCGCCTATCGACTCATGCAGACCACAGAGATAAAGGCCCTTGCCGGTTCTTTTCCACATACGCCCGTTCCTGGACGATTCAACATGCATGGTCCCTTTCCCGGTGCGCGCCAAGCTCCTCCGAACAGCGGATCTGAACGAGCTGTCA GCGAGCAGCTGCAATTCTTCATAGACCTCGGGCCCCAGACGCTGAGCAGGATATTCCCGTACGGTGACAGACTTATCGAGGAGATCTTTGAAGGCATTTCTTGGGacgcctgccctgccgtAAATCTCCCACACCCCGGGCCAGGCGGCAGTCACTTGCGCCGAAGCCTTTTTCGTACTAACG AAAATgacagcgccgacggctgctGCCAGGCGACTGCCGCGCTGCGCGGCAACATTGAGAGACTctctgccggcgccgcgcggaaCTGCACAAGTCTCTCGGCGCTCAAGTTTGGGCTCCAGCTAAGCGACCAGTGGTTCGCGGGGACATGGGACTCTCTCGTTGTGGCCTTCGGGGCTGGCGAGACGCACGGAATCGCATCCAGCCCAAACACGGGGTTTCACGAGTGGCAAAATATTGACATGCAGCGTGTCTTCAAGTCCGACGTGGTCCCGCTGCATCACCTGACGAAG CTGAGAGGCAGGTGCGCCGACTCCCTCACGGAGCTACACCTTGACAGGCTGCAGTCGGAGAATGTCAAGTCTTACCGTCCGCAAGTGCAGCATGGCGTCCCCTGGGTAGCGTGGTCAAAAGACATCGACCCGAGCAAGGACTGGGCAACGTATATCGACTGCAGTCACTTCAAGGCAATCGAAGTTGAGCTGCGCGTCCCCAAGTCCTCTAGCGTTGTAGTCGAGGATCTCTTTGTGAATTTCGAAAACGAGGGCATCAACCGCAACGCAGTAACGGCCAGGACCAAGTCCTTCGAAAAAGACCATCATGTAGTCACCGTATTGCGGAGGAGGTTTAGTCAGAACCCGGTTCCGGTTCGGGACATCAAGCATTTTGGCGTCTACTCGCTTCCCAAGCAAGAACCGATAGCTTCTTGGTGGAAGACGATAG GGCTTACCGTCAAGGGGCATTGTGCTGGTTCAAACAACGTGGCCCTGTTCGACAAGTACACCGAGACCAGAGACAAACCTGAGCACAGAGACCTCATGTCCAATGATGAACGGGAGATTCTCATGACAGACTGGCGGTGGGCGACGCCCGAAACGGAGACAGAGTTGGGAACACGCGCGCCGAGCGACTTCTGGTTATTCAGTGGAGCATAG
- the nop16 gene encoding Ribosome biogenesis protein Nop16 (COG:J~EggNog:ENOG503P47V) translates to MGRELQKKKRRAMRQPARPKKPSKKVLNPRGNNVIAQNWDKKETLAQNYRRLGLVARLKAPTGGIEKKLSSVSTATTTRATPNDPFAITTIDKAVVSEARVERDADGKIVRILGRGGDNNPLNDPLAMLDSDDDDLEEMEPTGESAPAAAVNQHGGDEEEWGGIAEQEAHEGQATDVVRSLIAESHNEAPKKARHTSEREREWLERLVARHGDDTRAMARDAKLNPMQQTAADIAKRIKKMQREA, encoded by the exons atGGGTCGCGAGCTgcaaaagaagaagcggcgggccatgcggcagcccgcccgccccaagAAGCCCTCCAAGAAGGTGCTCAACCCGCGGGGCAACAATGTCATTGCGCAGAACTG GGATAAGAAGGAGACGCTCGCGCAAAACtatcgccgcctcggcctcgtcgcgcggctCAAGGCCCCgaccggcggcatcgagaaGAAGCTCAGCAGTGtcagcacggcgacgactacgcgcgcgacgcccaaCGACCCCttcgccatcaccaccatcgacAAGGCAGTCGTCTCCGAGGCCCGAGtcgagcgcgacgccgacggcaagatcGTGCGCAtactcggccgcggcggcgacaataACCCGCTCAACGACCCGCTCGCCATGCTTGattccgacgacgacgacctcgaggagaTGGAACCCACCGGCGagagcgcgcccgccgcggcggtgaaccagcacggcggcgacgaggaagaatGGGGCGGCATCGCGGAGCAGGAGGCGCACGAGGGCCAGGCGACGGACGTGGTGCGCTCGCTCATCGCCGAGTCGCACAACGAGGCGCCCAAGAAGGCGCGGCacacgagcgagcgagagagggagtggctcgagcggctcgtcgcccggcacggcgacgacacgcgcgccatggcccggGACGCCAAGCTCAACCCCATGCAGCAGACGGCCGCGGACATTGCCAAGCGCATCAAGAAGATGCAGCGCGAGGCATAA